In Astatotilapia calliptera chromosome 23, fAstCal1.2, whole genome shotgun sequence, a genomic segment contains:
- the rnf220b gene encoding E3 ubiquitin-protein ligase RNF220 isoform X1, which translates to MDLHRPFKMDSPSYLPAPLASPALMVLASTAESGRDASVPCQAPRPFGVPVSVEKDLHLPFPSASYTFTSMYQRQGPMSGTFSSRDFPASLLHLHPQFTPPNLDCSTLGMLNHSGVGAFRPFSSPQDERESGGYQSAFTPAKRLKSCFPEVEGKEFDFGSLGGSLKAGEESGRKLFSMSGLLSDGEASSSPEERKEHSKVKGLYDAQAPACPVCKAVLRPGELQEHMEQELAKLAQLQISATPVQHDHFIRTPKPLSLSLHIKREGSSPTSPPRPAEEAHSDRYQTFLRVRANRHTRLNVDDLCWCRCYVKSAPLRPHSAGAHLDCAQAVRMGKLKRRKPEEAQEGSADLLALDDDWNERRRIQMASIGFKGAMLVSTTSKECRDSDADLDVDGDDTLEYGRAQYTDTDVIPCSGESSKETAVNSNSSSVPPESRVNLDFNKWSNDGSPSTSSGEKQDGSAAGLTQTCKNAEIEMLSEDSTLTTLDALKARIRDLEKQLSKGDRFKCLICMDTYTTPLTSIQCWHVHCEECWLRTLGAKKLCPQCNTITSPGDLRRVYL; encoded by the exons ATGGACCTCCACCGCCCCTTCAAGATGGACAGCCCCTCCTACCTACCGGCTCCACTGGCGTCCCCTGCCCTGATGGTCCTAGCTTCCACTGCAGAGTCTGGCCGAGACGCCTCTGTCCCCTGCCAAGCGCCGAGGCCCTTCGGCGTCCCCGTCTCTGTGGAGAAGGACCTCCACCTCCCCTTCCCTTCAGCCTCCTACACGTTTACCTCCATGTATCAGCGCCAGGGCCCCATGTCAGGCACCTTTTCGTCCCGAGACTTCCCGGCCTCCCTGCTCCACCTGCACCCACAGTTCACCCCACCAAACCTGGACTGCTCCACCCTGGGCATGCTCAACCACAGCGGTGTGGGCGCCTTCCGGCCTTTCTCCTCGCCTCAAGATGAGAGGGAGTCCGGGGGTTACCAGTCTGCTTTCACCCCCGCCAAGAGGCTGAAAAGCTGCTTTCCAGAGGTGGAGGGGAAGGAGTTTGACTTTGGCTCCCTCGGAGGCTCCCTCAAAGCTGGGGAGGAGTCGGGGAGGAAGCTGTTCTCCATGTCCGGCCTGCTGTCTGATGGAGAGGCTTCATCGAGCCCCGAGGAGCGCAAAGAGCACA GCAAAGTCAAAGGTCTGTATGACGCTCAGGCCCCGGCGTGTCCGGTCTGCAAGGCCGTGCTGCGACCCGGAGAGCTGCAGGAGCACATGGAGCAGGAGTTAGCCAAACTCGCCCAGCTGCAGATCAG TGCAACTCCGGTCCAGCACGACCACTTCATAAGGACGCCAAAG CCTCTTTCACTGTCCCTGCACATCAAGCGAGAGGGAAGTTCGCCCACCTCGCCCCCTCGACCGGCCGAGGAGGCCCACTCTGACCGATACCAG ACGTTTCTCCGCGTCCGGGCCAACAGACACACCAGGTTAAACG TCGATGACCTCTGCTGGTGCAGGTGCTACGTCAAATCTGCCCCATTACGCCCCCACAGCGCAGGAGCCCACCTAGACTGCGCACAAGCTG TCAGGATGGgaaagctgaagaggagaaaaccAGAGGAAGCACAG GAGGGGTCGGCAGACCTGTTGGCATTGGATGACGACTGGAATGAGAGGAGAAGGATACAGATGGCGTCTATAGGCTTTAAag GTGCAATGTTGGTGAGCACCACCTCTAAGGAGTGTCGAGACAGCGATGCAGACCTGGATGTGGACGGAGATGACACGCTGGAGTACGGCCGGGCACA atacacagacacagacgtGATTCCCTGTTCGGGAGAAAGCTCCAAAGAGACAGCAGTGAA cagcaacagcagcagcgtgCCGCCTGAATCCAGAGTAAACTTGGACTTTAATAAATGGTCAAATGATG GAAGTCCGTCTACAAGCAGTGGAGAGAAACAGGATGGCAGTGCAGCCGGTCTCACTCAAACCTGCAAAAACGCTGAGATAGAGAT GCTCTCGGAGGACTCCACGCTGACAACATTAGATGCACTTAAGGCTCGGATACGGGACTTGGAGAAACAGCTGTCTAAAGGAGACAGATTTAAATGTCTCATCTGCATG GACACCTACACAACGCCGCTCACCTCCATCCAGTGCTGGCATGTTCACTGTGAGGAGTGTTGGCTTCGAACGCTG GGAGCAAAGAAGCTGTGTCCTCAGTGCAACACCATCACCTCACCTGGAGACCTGAGGCGAGTTTACCTGTGA
- the rnf220b gene encoding E3 ubiquitin-protein ligase RNF220 isoform X3 codes for MDLHRPFKMDSPSYLPAPLASPALMVLASTAESGRDASVPCQAPRPFGVPVSVEKDLHLPFPSASYTFTSMYQRQGPMSGTFSSRDFPASLLHLHPQFTPPNLDCSTLGMLNHSGVGAFRPFSSPQDERESGGYQSAFTPAKRLKSCFPEVEGKEFDFGSLGGSLKAGEESGRKLFSMSGLLSDGEASSSPEERKEHSKVKGLYDAQAPACPVCKAVLRPGELQEHMEQELAKLAQLQISATPVQHDHFIRTPKPLSLSLHIKREGSSPTSPPRPAEEAHSDRYQTFLRVRANRHTRLNVRMGKLKRRKPEEAQEGSADLLALDDDWNERRRIQMASIGFKGAMLVSTTSKECRDSDADLDVDGDDTLEYGRAQYTDTDVIPCSGESSKETAVNSNSSSVPPESRVNLDFNKWSNDGSPSTSSGEKQDGSAAGLTQTCKNAEIEMLSEDSTLTTLDALKARIRDLEKQLSKGDRFKCLICMDTYTTPLTSIQCWHVHCEECWLRTLGAKKLCPQCNTITSPGDLRRVYL; via the exons ATGGACCTCCACCGCCCCTTCAAGATGGACAGCCCCTCCTACCTACCGGCTCCACTGGCGTCCCCTGCCCTGATGGTCCTAGCTTCCACTGCAGAGTCTGGCCGAGACGCCTCTGTCCCCTGCCAAGCGCCGAGGCCCTTCGGCGTCCCCGTCTCTGTGGAGAAGGACCTCCACCTCCCCTTCCCTTCAGCCTCCTACACGTTTACCTCCATGTATCAGCGCCAGGGCCCCATGTCAGGCACCTTTTCGTCCCGAGACTTCCCGGCCTCCCTGCTCCACCTGCACCCACAGTTCACCCCACCAAACCTGGACTGCTCCACCCTGGGCATGCTCAACCACAGCGGTGTGGGCGCCTTCCGGCCTTTCTCCTCGCCTCAAGATGAGAGGGAGTCCGGGGGTTACCAGTCTGCTTTCACCCCCGCCAAGAGGCTGAAAAGCTGCTTTCCAGAGGTGGAGGGGAAGGAGTTTGACTTTGGCTCCCTCGGAGGCTCCCTCAAAGCTGGGGAGGAGTCGGGGAGGAAGCTGTTCTCCATGTCCGGCCTGCTGTCTGATGGAGAGGCTTCATCGAGCCCCGAGGAGCGCAAAGAGCACA GCAAAGTCAAAGGTCTGTATGACGCTCAGGCCCCGGCGTGTCCGGTCTGCAAGGCCGTGCTGCGACCCGGAGAGCTGCAGGAGCACATGGAGCAGGAGTTAGCCAAACTCGCCCAGCTGCAGATCAG TGCAACTCCGGTCCAGCACGACCACTTCATAAGGACGCCAAAG CCTCTTTCACTGTCCCTGCACATCAAGCGAGAGGGAAGTTCGCCCACCTCGCCCCCTCGACCGGCCGAGGAGGCCCACTCTGACCGATACCAG ACGTTTCTCCGCGTCCGGGCCAACAGACACACCAGGTTAAACG TCAGGATGGgaaagctgaagaggagaaaaccAGAGGAAGCACAG GAGGGGTCGGCAGACCTGTTGGCATTGGATGACGACTGGAATGAGAGGAGAAGGATACAGATGGCGTCTATAGGCTTTAAag GTGCAATGTTGGTGAGCACCACCTCTAAGGAGTGTCGAGACAGCGATGCAGACCTGGATGTGGACGGAGATGACACGCTGGAGTACGGCCGGGCACA atacacagacacagacgtGATTCCCTGTTCGGGAGAAAGCTCCAAAGAGACAGCAGTGAA cagcaacagcagcagcgtgCCGCCTGAATCCAGAGTAAACTTGGACTTTAATAAATGGTCAAATGATG GAAGTCCGTCTACAAGCAGTGGAGAGAAACAGGATGGCAGTGCAGCCGGTCTCACTCAAACCTGCAAAAACGCTGAGATAGAGAT GCTCTCGGAGGACTCCACGCTGACAACATTAGATGCACTTAAGGCTCGGATACGGGACTTGGAGAAACAGCTGTCTAAAGGAGACAGATTTAAATGTCTCATCTGCATG GACACCTACACAACGCCGCTCACCTCCATCCAGTGCTGGCATGTTCACTGTGAGGAGTGTTGGCTTCGAACGCTG GGAGCAAAGAAGCTGTGTCCTCAGTGCAACACCATCACCTCACCTGGAGACCTGAGGCGAGTTTACCTGTGA
- the rnf220b gene encoding E3 ubiquitin-protein ligase RNF220 isoform X2: protein MDLHRPFKMDSPSYLPAPLASPALMVLASTAESGRDASVPCQAPRPFGVPVSVEKDLHLPFPSASYTFTSMYQRQGPMSGTFSSRDFPASLLHLHPQFTPPNLDCSTLGMLNHSGVGAFRPFSSPQDERESGGYQSAFTPAKRLKSCFPEVEGKEFDFGSLGGSLKAGEESGRKLFSMSGLLSDGEASSSPEERKEHSKVKGLYDAQAPACPVCKAVLRPGELQEHMEQELAKLAQLQISATPVQHDHFIRTPKPLSLSLHIKREGSSPTSPPRPAEEAHSDRYQTFLRVRANRHTRLNVDDLCWCRCYVKSAPLRPHSAGAHLDCAQAVRMGKLKRRKPEEAQEGSADLLALDDDWNERRRIQMASIGFKGAMLVSTTSKECRDSDADLDVDGDDTLEYGRAQYTDTDVIPCSGESSKETAVNNSSSVPPESRVNLDFNKWSNDGSPSTSSGEKQDGSAAGLTQTCKNAEIEMLSEDSTLTTLDALKARIRDLEKQLSKGDRFKCLICMDTYTTPLTSIQCWHVHCEECWLRTLGAKKLCPQCNTITSPGDLRRVYL, encoded by the exons ATGGACCTCCACCGCCCCTTCAAGATGGACAGCCCCTCCTACCTACCGGCTCCACTGGCGTCCCCTGCCCTGATGGTCCTAGCTTCCACTGCAGAGTCTGGCCGAGACGCCTCTGTCCCCTGCCAAGCGCCGAGGCCCTTCGGCGTCCCCGTCTCTGTGGAGAAGGACCTCCACCTCCCCTTCCCTTCAGCCTCCTACACGTTTACCTCCATGTATCAGCGCCAGGGCCCCATGTCAGGCACCTTTTCGTCCCGAGACTTCCCGGCCTCCCTGCTCCACCTGCACCCACAGTTCACCCCACCAAACCTGGACTGCTCCACCCTGGGCATGCTCAACCACAGCGGTGTGGGCGCCTTCCGGCCTTTCTCCTCGCCTCAAGATGAGAGGGAGTCCGGGGGTTACCAGTCTGCTTTCACCCCCGCCAAGAGGCTGAAAAGCTGCTTTCCAGAGGTGGAGGGGAAGGAGTTTGACTTTGGCTCCCTCGGAGGCTCCCTCAAAGCTGGGGAGGAGTCGGGGAGGAAGCTGTTCTCCATGTCCGGCCTGCTGTCTGATGGAGAGGCTTCATCGAGCCCCGAGGAGCGCAAAGAGCACA GCAAAGTCAAAGGTCTGTATGACGCTCAGGCCCCGGCGTGTCCGGTCTGCAAGGCCGTGCTGCGACCCGGAGAGCTGCAGGAGCACATGGAGCAGGAGTTAGCCAAACTCGCCCAGCTGCAGATCAG TGCAACTCCGGTCCAGCACGACCACTTCATAAGGACGCCAAAG CCTCTTTCACTGTCCCTGCACATCAAGCGAGAGGGAAGTTCGCCCACCTCGCCCCCTCGACCGGCCGAGGAGGCCCACTCTGACCGATACCAG ACGTTTCTCCGCGTCCGGGCCAACAGACACACCAGGTTAAACG TCGATGACCTCTGCTGGTGCAGGTGCTACGTCAAATCTGCCCCATTACGCCCCCACAGCGCAGGAGCCCACCTAGACTGCGCACAAGCTG TCAGGATGGgaaagctgaagaggagaaaaccAGAGGAAGCACAG GAGGGGTCGGCAGACCTGTTGGCATTGGATGACGACTGGAATGAGAGGAGAAGGATACAGATGGCGTCTATAGGCTTTAAag GTGCAATGTTGGTGAGCACCACCTCTAAGGAGTGTCGAGACAGCGATGCAGACCTGGATGTGGACGGAGATGACACGCTGGAGTACGGCCGGGCACA atacacagacacagacgtGATTCCCTGTTCGGGAGAAAGCTCCAAAGAGACAGCAGTGAA caacagcagcagcgtgCCGCCTGAATCCAGAGTAAACTTGGACTTTAATAAATGGTCAAATGATG GAAGTCCGTCTACAAGCAGTGGAGAGAAACAGGATGGCAGTGCAGCCGGTCTCACTCAAACCTGCAAAAACGCTGAGATAGAGAT GCTCTCGGAGGACTCCACGCTGACAACATTAGATGCACTTAAGGCTCGGATACGGGACTTGGAGAAACAGCTGTCTAAAGGAGACAGATTTAAATGTCTCATCTGCATG GACACCTACACAACGCCGCTCACCTCCATCCAGTGCTGGCATGTTCACTGTGAGGAGTGTTGGCTTCGAACGCTG GGAGCAAAGAAGCTGTGTCCTCAGTGCAACACCATCACCTCACCTGGAGACCTGAGGCGAGTTTACCTGTGA